The following nucleotide sequence is from Nycticebus coucang isolate mNycCou1 chromosome 8, mNycCou1.pri, whole genome shotgun sequence.
GGCACGCCACCATGCACAGATCTCCCAGCTGAATCAAAGCGTGGATAAAGGCCTAGACGGTCACGGTAGAAGATGGTGATATTCTGGTTCACAAAACCCTCATTAGGTGAGGCCTGCACATCAAAGGCTGTCAAGTCCAATGGCACCTTGAGGCGTGGACCACAGTCTTGTGTGGGCACGTCCCATGCTACCACAAAGGGCCGGCCAGTGAAGATGGGTGGTGCTGTGGGCTTGAGCTCCATGGTCCATGCCACCGCCAGCACCAAGGCCAATACAACAGTGGGGCCTGGGCCTGCCCACATGCTGGGGGCTGCAGGAAGTGTCACCTGCCTGGCACCAGCTCAGGAACtggaggaaaagtgggaaaaAGTAAGTCAATCTAGAGAATCCCAGAGGTGCCCACCTCAAGTCCATCTATGCTCCCAGAGCCCATGCTGTGTGGGGCATGGTGCCCATGGCTATTCAGAACACTCATGGCTGTAACAGATTTGAGAGACCACAACCCACTGAAGAGTAGGCAAGACACACTAGGGACTCACTGCCAGGAGCATACAGCTTCTTCCTGGAACAGTTAACCTATGGCTAGGCAGGATTCTCTGTTAGATCTGTGACCCTTCTGAGAACTGGATAAATTGGGCTATGCACTTATTGCCAGAGCCACACATACGCCTGCCAACCATCCAGTACATGGTTTCAGTTGAGCCTTGAACCGCTGAGGCCCATCCTGTGCTGGGTGAAGAACCCTTAatccagagaaatgaaagcacTTGGGTAAGGCATGGCATAGCTCTGAAGAGGCTAAGAAACTGGAAAGAAGACAGCCACGGGGCTAGTATCTGTGTAACACTATCCTGGCAGAAGAGTGACGGAAGCTGTCAGGAGTTTGTCTTGAGCGCTGACACTCTCCCAAGTTTGGTGTCCCTCGAGGGGACAAAGAGACAGAGGACCTCCCACAGCGGCGCTAGCATACCAGCCCGTCCCTCCACCGCCATCGGGAATGCGCGCGCGCTTGCCTCCCTCAGCCCAGTCAGTCTGGGATAGAAAGCCCTCTCCTGGCCTTTGTGCGGgaccccgcccccgccccgcacGTGGGGCCTGAGCCCCGCCGGATGCGGGTGGAGTTCCTGGGCAGCCTCACTGGGAGCACCCCCAGGGATTCAGAACCCAGTCCCAAGTGAGAGCCCCCAGACCTGCACCGCCCGCCCTCACCTCGCGCGGGGCGCCACTGGGACCCGTGACAGGGCCACTGCCATCCCAGGTTTAGCCCTGCCCGCTCTGGCTGTCCACCCGGCTTTGCCCCGGCTCGCGCCTCTGCTAGCTCCGCCCCCAGGCCCACGGGCCCTTTAAGAATCCAGAGCAGAGGCGGACTCAGGGAAGTACTTGCGGTCGGGACGGGAAGGTGAGCCCGCCTTTCTCGCCGCCAAATGCTGCGTTTCGAGCTCGAGGATTCCTAGATCCTCTGCAGAAGAATGCGTTAATTGATTTGGAACCCTGAGACCCCTCCAAACAGGGCTTCCTGCTGGAGTCTCAGAGGCAAGCGCCAGTCACCCTGGGATTTCCCACCCACACCCCGAGGCTGGTAGTACAGTCCACCCTACTCCGCGGTGCCACCAGGCTCTTAAAGGGAAAGCTTGAGCGTCCgcgcagtgggggtggggagggaataAAGGTGGCCGCGTTCCTCCGCTTGACCATAAGGAGGTTACTGTGAGACTCCGAGCCCTTGGATCCGGGTCTGCACCCCTGAATGTAGACTCAAGTCTTGGGGCCCCTTTGTGTTGAAAAAGGGATATTGACCTGAGCTGATCCCTGGCCTCCAGGGACAATAATGCCCCGCCTCCCACGAATCTGGGCTCCTCTCCTCCAGTTCGCGGTCTGAAGGGAAACCCCGCCTCCTGCCAGTCTATGGGGAAGGGGCAAAGCAAAGCCTTTTAGCTCTCCCTGGGCTGGGTCCCGGCAGTGGTTGTCTTGGCAACTTAGGTTGTGGGTCACGGCTTGGCttcaggggctgggggcagggaagcTCAGTGGGGCCCCAGGGTTCCCCCTCTGCTCCAAGGAGGCCACCACCCTTGCAGAAGTTTCTGACCCAACCTAGGAGAAAGCTAGCAGGGGCCCTCCCGGGGCCTCCACCCCGTATCTTGTGCCCTTTTGTCCCGCAAGCCCTTCCTAGTGCGGGAGCAGACTTGGAGCTGGACCTGCGAGCCCAGTGCGAGATCTAGATCCACTCCTCCATGTGGGACTCAGCTACCCAAAGGGCCCGCGTCTGCGCTTCCCCGCCCGGTGCCTGGAAAGGAATAAAGGGAGCGTTGCTGTAAGCTCATCTATGGAGGGTGCAGACCAGCCGTCTGCATTGGGCTCACCTGTGTGGGAGTCCGTCGGCCTAGTAGTAGGTCGGCGGCCCCCCTCCTTCCTGGGGTGAGCCTGTCCAGCCAGGCCACTTGCGCCAGCTGCTGCCCGTTGGGCAGCCCGCCGACGACTTGATAAACCCCATTCCCTCCCACCTACTCCCGCCTCCCATCCCAGCCCTTTCTCCTCACTTCCTGCTGCCCCTCTGAGAGGAAAGGGCCAGGAACAGGCGTGGGAGGAGGAGATTGCTTTGACCCTGTTTCCCTCCGGTATGCCCTGCTAGCTGgctacccaccccaccctcctgaGTAGGATCTGGCCCCAACAGCTGCGCCAGGTGACAGGAAGGCTACGACCCAAGCTCAGATGTCAGTCTCTTCCACAGCTACAGCTTCCATAACACTGGGGAAACTCCTTTCTTCAACCTTCCCTTGGGGTTGGGACTCATCCTCAAAAACAGTAGGATGTGAGAGGAGGGGCCCCGGTGGAGTTCTTTGGGAGGTTAAACTATTTGGGGGGGTTCAGCTGATGGACCCCCAAAGCAGGTGGCAAAGAAAAGAACCAGCCCTTGGGGGGAGGGTTAGAGGAACTTCCAGGAAGAGGACATGTTGGTAAGTGTGACTGTGGGATGGGGGATGGTGAGACAGGGGCTGAGAGGGTTCTGCAGAATGATCTGCTGAAGAATATTTGTGAGTGAATTTCACTGAGTTCACTGCACAGAATAGGGGCAGCTCCTTGCAACTTTAGTGAGGAAAAGGGGTGTGTTCCTATGGGAGAAGTGCTCATAATGTGGCTAGCCCCAAGGAAGATTGCGACAGAGATCCAGCAGACCTCTCTAGAGGTGGGAACCAATCTGCCTACCCTCAAATCACCCTGAGTCTATCCCTCAACAACCCACTGGCCCACCTCTCTGATGCCTAGGGGCCTCTGTCCTAACGTAAGGCTGTGTGGTGGACTGGGGGAGGTGGGTGCGTACCCTGGAGTCTGGCCCTGAGGATCAAGGAGTCCAGGACATAGCAGTGGAAGGTGCAATGTCCTTGTACTACTATGCTGGCTTTGGCAAGGGCCAAAGGCTTTAGAAGCTCCAagggtgagggcggcgcctgtggctcagttggtaaggtgctggccccatatcccgagggtggtgggttcaaacctagccccggccaaactgcaaccaacaaatagctgggcgttgtggtgggcgcctgtagtcccagctactcaggaggctgaggcaagagaatcgcttaagcccaggagttggaggttgctgtgagctgtgtgaggccacggcactctacgagggccataaaagtgagactctgtctctacaaaaaaaaaaatagaagctccAAGGGTGGGGACCCCTGGGGAAACAAAGGCCAGGCCAGACTGCCCCAGGGCAGGGACACTTCCTGTGGCAGCCAGCAGGAAGGAAATGAGCACAGCCCAGTGGGAGTGAGGAAGCACTGCCCTGACTCCTATTGTTTTCAGCTTTGGGGTCAGCTGGGCAGGTCCAGCACAGGGAGTTTCCCCAGGCTGGGATAGTGGTGGTGGGAGACAGGATGCCATCTGACAAGGGAGAGCCCTGGGCTTTGAACAACCCATAGGCGGGGATAATGGAGGATGACAGGGCCTTATGCATGACATCTTACGGGGGGATGGGGAGGTGCCCCAAAGAACTGCAAGTCCAGGCTGGACAGGGTGATCCTGCTTTGGACTTAAGTTCAAGCCTCAGAAAGACTGGTAGGCCAACTTTCTAGACTCAGAATCCTATCCCTGAACTACCCTTTCCCTAACTGGGAATTAAGCTGATAGCCAAAGGCAGAGAATCTGCCTCCTAAGAGCTCCAAAGTACAGGCACAGCAGAGAGCAGATGAagtggttgggggtgggggaggaagggtgcTGAGCCTTGTTTACTGGAATAGTTCTAATCTCAATCTCCTGCTCAAGAGGAGCAGGTAAGGTGGGCTGCAGAGTCTGGCAGTAGTCCAGGGGCATGGTGACACCTATCTGGCTACTATCCATTAAGGCCAGGCCTTTGAGGTCTATGGACCCTAGGCCATGACCTCACTTGGGGTCAGTTGGCAATGAAGGGGCTAGGACAGATattccattttggtttttttgcaggggctgggtttgaacccgccacctctggtatatggggccggcaccctattccttgagccacatgtgccaggcactgcccagatATTCCTGAACTATCTGGGGTAGCACTCTCACCTTAGGTTAAGTAGGAGGGGCTAATCCCTAGTGAAACACCCCAAGGCCTTCTGATTTCGGGGTCTTCATCACAATGAACACGACAGATAAATTAGGTCCCATACCGAGGGGGCCTGTGGTGACATCTGTGTGAACATACAGCCATCTGCTGGTCATAGCTGGGATGGCTACAGGCCAGGCTCAGGTTTATTACCCTTGGGCCTTGCCGGCCATTAAGAGTCCCGGGCCCAGGCATACCTATTGAGCTCAGGTTATAGTCCAGACACCGGGTGTCACAGCCCTAAAAGTTGCCACtctcattcatatatatataggatctacaaataattttattgaaattgAACAAATAACACAACAGTCATCCTAGGCTGGGAGGCACCTTCCCCAAGCCATTTCCCACTCTAGAAGCACAGAACTTgtacagtatttaaaaaaaaagtcatctctaTATAGTAGCAGACTCTGCCAAACATTATCATGTTCTAGACTATTACAAACCTTCACATTTTAAGTATTCCTTTTATGGTTTTAACCCCTCTTTTCTGTCCCTACCCATGGGCTCCAGTACTTCCCTTGACTGATCCTGAAGGGGTAGTAGGCTACTTATAGCTATTGGCATCAGCCTTAGCGTATAGTCCTTTACCACAAGGTGGTGGACAGTCCCCTCCCAACTGTAGGGAGGGCGTTGGTACAAGGCATGGAAGATTAGAATAGGTGGGATGGAGTAACTCCCCATAGGCACAAGCATCCACAGCCCGTCCTGACCCCACCTTGCACCCTCTCAACTTGGAGGGAGAGGGCAATTAACTAGTTGTAGTGGGGATCAGCCTAGTCTTGGGTGAAGGAAGAAGCCTTCCATACCAGTCCCCATTCCTATCAACAGACAACAGATTGTCTATCCATCTGAGTGGGAACAAATGGCAGGTTAAGTGGGAACAATCAGGCTGGCATTGGCCCCAGTCTCTGTCTAACACAGGAGGAATCGAGGTAGCAAACGGCTGAAATGCTCTGACTAGGGGATAAAAGGGAAGTGAAGGAGAGGAAATTCCCATTTATATACAGTCCCCATAGCCCAGGGGCTGGAAGAAGGCAGACCTTACTCATAAAGTGCTATAGCCTCTAGCAAGGCTGGGCCCCAGGCAAGCTTGGAAGAAAGCAGGCCAGGCAAGGAACCATGAACCAGGCATTCCTGATGGATATATGCCCTGCCATGCTTCTTGCAGGGATGGCTGGGGAGAGTAGGCTGCTAAGTCTGCCATTCACCTTTGCCAGCCACTAACTACATCTTGTCCACACACAAACCGACACCCAACCAACATCGCGGGCATGACCCGCTCACAGCTGAAGGTTCTGGCCAATAGAGTTTATTCTGGATTGTGGCCCCAGCCTGGACTCCTCAATGGAAGCCACACCTTGAGCTTGGGGTTTTCTTGCTGGGGCAGGGGGTGCTTGTGTCTGCCACCTCCCAGGCTCACACCTCATAGAGGATCACAGGGAAATCCACATGGATGCGGGGGTGATCCAGCTTCACGATGCCCTGCCGTGGAAACAGAGGCTAATGAAGGTCAGGTCAGAGCTTCTACTGAagccttccttttcctcccagcTCCTCCCCCAAAGCCCCCACCATGCCAACAGATCCCATTCAGGTCTACCTCCACACACTTGATATAGGCTCTGTGACAACTGCCCAGCTCCTCACCTGAGGAATCAGATTCTTATGTACCCGCCTCAGCTTGGCCCGCTTCTGCCCGTTCTTGGTGACGATTGTCTCCTCATAGAACTCGTGAGCCAGGTCCCCATCCTCATCATAGAACATGGAGCTGTGTAGAGAGAGAGGGGAACAGGCTGGGCTGGAGCCCCACACCTGCTCATGACAAATACCACAGATCACAGGGAAGTGTACCCAACCTCAAGTGGGGAGAAACAATCTTGGTGGGAAGAAGAGAGGATACATCTGGAGACTCATCTGCCTGAGGTTTGAGGTCTACTAAAAGAACATGGAGAGTGGGGTAATGGCAAATGCTATTAAGTCAGATGCGTATGGAGAGAAGCCACACCAGAGCACACTATTCAGGCAACCAAGTCCAGTTCTCATCACTGGTTTGTTTAGCATAAGCAGCCATTCCAGTATCAGGACCCTGCCTTCACCCACAACTTCTAGAGTGGACAGGGTGGTGGCCTGGGTATATATTGTGCGTTGGTCTTACTCCAGAAGAGGATGATTGCTGGCCTTGTTCCAAAGACTGAAACAGCAAATGCCTCAGCTGGGAAGGAGCCTAAAGAGGGGCAGGCTGTATTTCCCTCAAGTGACTGGTGCAAACTGCCACTGTTGGGTCTCTGCGGTATCTACCACCAAATCAATCTCCAGCTTGACAAGTGCCCATCCCCAAAAGCCCGCTAGAGCCAAGTTAACTTGGTACTTTTTTGTGCCGGATTAGGCCCGTGGGGGAAGAAGGAGGGCTATAATCAGCACTCAGATCTGGAAAATATAACTGGATGAGGATCTTTAATTTCCCAGCTTCACCCCTAACGCTGGGACCCAGTCCTGCTTTCCCAGCCACTACCCTCAGAGGTCCAACCCTACCACTGTCAGAGAAGCAACCTAAACGGAGGGTCATTAACCCCTTGGAAAAAGTGGAGGAAAGGGAAGCTAGGAGCCTTCAATTTGCAGGCTGAGTTCTCATGAGGGCCTTAGCTTTACCGTGACAAGCCTCAGGCCCACTGTTCCCTAGGGAGTGGCCATAACGCCAGAAGTTGACTGCTTAGCTTTCCCTACCCCTTGCTCCGATGAAGATCCAAAATATGGGAATTGTCATGGCTCGAGAGCAGGGGAGTGCAATGGCAAAAATCTTCCCTTGGCGCGGGGCACCTGGCCACCCACTTGTCCTCCCCGGGGAGAAACCCACGCCCTTACCCGCGGCGCGTGAATACGAAGGGGGGCACGGCTCGGCCGCGAGGCCGCACCAAAGCCTGCTCAGCGCCCGCCGCCTCTGGGCTGCCGCCCCCCGCTGCCGAGGCGAAGGGCCACAGGCCCCGACCTTTGGAGCCGCTGGCGCCCATGTCAGGGCCACCGGCGCATGGTGGGCCCCGTCGCCGCTCCACTCTCACGGCGCAGTCAGCGCCACCATCCCGTAACCCAGCCTCCGCTAGCAGGTGCcacagccgccgccgccgccttccGCAGGCTCGGCAGTCTCCACGGAAACCTCACTTCCGCTTCCGCACGCTACCGGCTCTGATTGATTGTCTCTCTTGTCAGTCCGTGGGGCGGGACCAATTACTACCCGCCGCTGGGTATCCCAGCATGCGTTGCAAGACCTTGGTACCCGCGGGCCGCGCTCTTTCTTGCTAAGGTATCTCCCATCCTAGAACGTGGGGCTCTGAGTGCTCCAGGTCCCTTCGGTGTGTATGGCGTCCCCAAATGCTACAACGCTGGCCTAGCGAGCCTACTCAACCACAGTCCTCAAAATAAGCATTTCAAGGCCAGGCAACCCATCTAGCTTCTATTTTCGCAACAGTGTTTTTGTGATTGCCACTGTCACATGTGAAGAAACCGAGCCTAAGGAAAATTAAGGAACTGACCAAATACCATATAGCTACACTCAGAACTTAAAAACTTCAAATTcaagccaggtggggtggctcaagcctgtaatcctagcactctgggaggcaaaaatgggaggatcccttagagcaggcgttctcaaactttttaaacatggggccaattcactgtccctcagacagttgggaGGGGTgggctatagttaaaaaaaaaaacaaaaaaactatgaacaaattcctatgcacactgcacatgtcttattttgaagtaaaaaaacaaaatggaaacaaatacaatcacaccaactcatgtggcccgcgggccgcagtttgaggacccctgccttagaacatgagttcaagaccagcctgagcacaagtgaaattcccatctctactacaaatagagaAATCAGCCAAGGCCTTGTAGCTGGCctctgtagcctcagctacttaggaggctgaggcaggaggatggcttgaattcAGGAagttgaagttgttgtgagctaggctgaggccagggcactctagcctgggcaacagagtgagattctgtataaaaaacaaaacaaaggccaggcatggtggctcatgcctgtaatcctagcttctcggaggccaaggtgggtggactgcttgagctcaggagttccaagaccagcctgagcatgagtgagatcccatctctactatcagaaaaactgagccaagagggtcacttaagcccaagaacttgagattgctgtgagctataacaccatggcactctagtcagggcagcagagtgagactgtctcagaacaCAAAAAACTTCAAATTCAGTGTTCTAAACCCACCAGAATGTATGCTTCACAGAAGCAGGAATTGTTAACAGCTATGTTCTTGGTGCCATGTGCAGTGTCTGGTCCAAAGTAGCAGCTCAAAGAATATTTGGTGAAGAGGTCATGCCACACATTTTTCCAGAGCTTGGGGTGTGTTTTGAAGGAATGGTTTCCTGTTCTTGCCCTTACCACTACCTGAGTGATAACTAAGTAAGTACATACATATACTACATCTTCATTAAATTCGTTCCTTGATGACTTTGCAAAGGATCCCTACCCTGTAAGCCTGTCCATCACCCTTGGCAGCCACTGACATGAAGGGCAACTGCAGCTGTGGGCCCATAATAAAAAGATTCCAAAAGCcgaaggcacctgtggctcagtgggtagggagctggccccatataccaagggtggcaggttcaaacccagccccagccaaactgcaacaacaaaaaaagctaggtgttgtggcggggcacctgtagtcccagctacttgggaagctgaggaaggagaatcacctaagcccaggagttggaggttgctgtgagctgtgtgacgccacggcactctactgagagcaataaagtgagactttggctttacaaaaaaaaaaaaaaaagatgattccaAAAGCAGGATACTTGAATCTTTATTCAGCAAACTTTCTCAAGCCCCAGGCCCTTGTGATGACTGTACCCCAACCCCTTTCCCCCACAAAGGCATTTAGCTGAGGCCACAAAACATTACATACATTCACACACCTCATGAAAAACATCCACGGAAGAGACCCGGACTTTGATTGACCTGGATGGACCAGTGCCCACATTCACACAGACCCTGGCCCAGGGATATCCTCCTTGCAGGAGGCATTGAGGCACTGTTGCTGCACTGTGAGCCAGCACTGACTGATCTCAGGGTGTATGAGGAGTCAGAGGAGACTGTAAGGGGAAACAAGACTCTTCCTCAATGCCTGCCTTATTCTGAGCATCCATCCTTGGCTGATAGGGCTACCCTGAGAACCCACACCAGAAAAATATACTTTTCACCATAGATGAGGGCCCTCACCCCTGCAaacataaaatgttttgtttgtagGGTCACCAAGATTCTCATATCTGAGACAAATGTAAGGAAACTTCTGTCTGCTCCACTGCTACTGCAGGCCTGGAGCAGCTTCCCAgggcagccctggcccaccaTGATCCAGTACATGAAGGGCAGAAGGGTGCAGAGCCATGTCCTGCTATACCCACTGGTGGGAAGAGGGGGCCAGCTCCTTTGCTGTTTTCTGGGCTTGTTCCCCCAGCAGAGGGCCTCCATGCACACTCATTCCTTAGGCCCCATAGGCCCTGTCACACTCACACGGCACGTTTTTGGCGATGCCTACTCTCCTCCTTCCACTTAGCAGTACAAGAGATCACCCCAAGGGACATGCATGCAGAGCCTCTTGGATCTTCTGGCGGCAATAGGAGTACTTCTGCAGGATCTGGCGGaggtgctcctcctcctcccgctgCAGGATACGCAGGAAGTTGTGCAGTTCAGGCATGCTGAAAGCATCCCACTGCAAAGAAGAGATGAGGGAGAATACAGACCATTCTCAGACCGGAGAAGACCAGCATGTCATGGTCATACATACTAGCATTGGGCTTTCTGCTGTCAGGCTCTTGCCTGAGTAGTTTGTGCTAGTATCCTGGACAGTAGTCTATATAGAAGATAGGCCCTACAAAATAGCCACCTCACTGAGATAACCAAATTGGATGTTCCCTAACTACCTATGAACAGCTTATACTTGTGTACCAAATCTAATCCCATTCCATAAGCTCAATACTTTCTAGGTAAAAAATTATAGTGCTTGATGGAGGACCTCCATACCATCAAGGGCCCACCTATGGCTTTGATCTGGTCTGGGCTCACCAGGCCATCAATTTCCAGAGGAttgccaggtatagtggctcaagcctgtaatcctagtactctgggaggcagaggtgggatggttgcttgagctcaggagtttgagcatagactgagcaagagtgagaccctgtctctactaaagatagaaaaactagccaggtgttgtggcggggtgtgtgtagtcccaggtacttggaaggctgaggtaataggatcacttgaacccagaaatgtcagattgctgtgagctaggctaatgccacggcagtctagcctgggcaacagagtgagactccattttttttttttgagacagagtctcactatgtcaccctcagtggagtgctgtggtgcacagctcacagcaacctcaaactctagggcttaagcaattctgttgcttcagcctgccatgtaactgggactacaggtacccgccacaatgcctggctattttttgttgcagttgtcattattgtttagctggcccaggctgggctcaaacccgccagtctcagtgtatgtggctggtgctgtaaccattgtcctatgggcgctgagctgagactccatcttaaaaaaaaaaaaaaaaagtctggcaccatggctcatacctataatcctagaaatctgggaggtcaaggcaggtggactgcctgagctcacaagtttgagaccagcctgagctacagaaagaccctgtctttaaaaacagccCAGtgctggctccgtgcctgtggctcaagcagctaaggcaccagccacatacacctgagctggtgggtgtgaattcagcctgggcctgccaaacaataatgatggctgcaaccaaaaaatagccggacattgtggcaggtgcctgtagtcccagctacttgggaggcagaggcaggagaatcacttgaacctaagagttggaggttgctgtgagctgtgataccacagcactctacccagggtgacagcttgaggctctgtctcaaaataaaataaaatagcccagtgctgtggtgggcacttgtagtcccagctacttggaaggctgaggcaagagaattgcttgagcccaagagttagaggttgctgtgagctatgacgccacagcactctaccaagggtgaaatatTTCCAAAGGATTTTCCATAGCAGAGAAGAGGAAAGCACCAAGACTTCCTGGCTTTCCGGGACTCCAGAATTTGGCATGAGTAGCCTGGAAGCCTTCACTTTAGTTACAAAGCCTACATATTTCTGGAACATCTTATAGGGCTTACCCTTCACCCCTTCTTTAAGCCTTCAGGTAGCTATAGTTTATCAGTCTTGTCCAGTGACAACCATGAAACTAAGGAGGACTGCATACTCACATTCACCTCCCCAGAGTCATTTTCCTTCAGGACAAAGCTCAGGGCCTTCTCACTGGGTCCTGCAAGGAGCCGTAGCCGCAGGGGCTGCTCATCATCTGACAGCTTACGCAAGTACACTAAAGGCCAGATGGGAGGGTGGTGTATGATCAGAGACAGGTCCTATCACCTCAGCCCCTGCCTGCCCAAGAACATGCATATATACCCTCACACGGGGGGGGGTCAGAAGCCCACCTTGGCCCTGACGCTCAGCCCGCTCAAAGAGGGCAAACTTGCGGGGGTCATCTACCACCATGAATTTTCGAAGCAGGGCCTCGATGACCTCACGTGCCCGTGTTCGTGACAGCACATGCAGGTGCTTGACAGCATCCTTGGGCAGATAAAAGGAGGTACGGCGCTTCACAGTTGTGCCCCGCCCTGGGCCCCGCCGAGCATCGTGCAAGGAGGGTGGCTTCTTATTAGAGGGCACTGAGACAGGGCGTACCAGCTTCAGCTGAACCTTGATGAAGCCTGTGTAGGAGCCATCCTTGTTCtaaggagaaagagaaaccaaACCATGACAGTAAGTTCCGGGTGAGAAGAAACAGACTAAACAGACTAGGGGTCCACTTGGGGATAAGCTGGGTATGCATAAATTACTTGGTCCCACCCAAGAATACCTTACCCTGGGCATCAGGCACACAGCTAGGatcctgcccctccccacacacCTTTCCCAAGCAGTCAACTCACCAGGCTCATGAAGAGGTTGCTGTTGATCTGGCCATTGTACTCCTTAATCTTTTGCTCAGTCTCAGCCTGGGAAAGGTCAGGTGTCTCCCACTCTACAGGTTCATCCTGAAAGATAAGCCATCATGGACACAGGGCCCTTGAAGAAGCCAGGTCTTCTCTGAACCATGGCCCCTGAGGCAGCTCTTATAAAACAACTGTCTGTGGCCCCTTGTCACTGATGTACATAGCTGCCCAGAAGGAACCCATTCTGAACCATCACTGCTCCTGGTTTTGCATGCTATGGGTGGAGATGACAAAGTTGGAATCATTTGACTTCTCTCTGCTGCTTGGCTAGGGTCAGCTCAAAGTCCTGGTGTTTTGCTCTTCCCTGCTGTGGAAAATCCTCTGGATGTAGCCCTAAGGATACCACAGACCAGGGGCAACTGAAGATACATGGCCACAGGCCAGGAAAAGATGAGGGACTCTGAGGAGGGACTCTTTTAAATAAAAGCGTATCTCGACCACATAGC
It contains:
- the TUSC2 gene encoding tumor suppressor candidate 2; the encoded protein is MGASGSKGRGLWPFASAAGGGSPEAAGAEQALVRPRGRAVPPFVFTRRGSMFYDEDGDLAHEFYEETIVTKNGQKRAKLRRVHKNLIPQGIVKLDHPRIHVDFPVILYEV
- the RASSF1 gene encoding ras association domain-containing protein 1 isoform X2, whose protein sequence is MSMESELIELRELAPAGRAGLSRTRLERANALRIAPGTSRNSAQHLVPGRGHRFQPAGPATHTWCDLCGDFIWGVVRKGLQCAHCKFTCHYRCRALVCLDCCGTRDLSWEPALERDTNVDEPVEWETPDLSQAETEQKIKEYNGQINSNLFMSLNKDGSYTGFIKVQLKLDAVKHLHVLSRTRAREVIEALLRKFMVVDDPRKFALFERAERQGQVYLRKLSDDEQPLRLRLLAGPSEKALSFVLKENDSGEVNWDAFSMPELHNFLRILQREEEEHLRQILQKYSYCRQKIQEALHACPLG
- the RASSF1 gene encoding ras association domain-containing protein 1 isoform X1, which encodes MSMESELIELRELAPAGRAGLSRTRLERANALRIAPGTSRNSAQHLVPGRGHRFQPAGPATHTWCDLCGDFIWGVVRKGLQCAHCKFTCHYRCRALVCLDCCGTRDLSWEPALERDTNVDEPVEWETPDLSQAETEQKIKEYNGQINSNLFMSLNKDGSYTGFIKVQLKLVRPVSVPSNKKPPSLHDARRGPGRGTTVKRRTSFYLPKDAVKHLHVLSRTRAREVIEALLRKFMVVDDPRKFALFERAERQGQVYLRKLSDDEQPLRLRLLAGPSEKALSFVLKENDSGEVNWDAFSMPELHNFLRILQREEEEHLRQILQKYSYCRQKIQEALHACPLG
- the RASSF1 gene encoding ras association domain-containing protein 1 isoform X3, yielding MGEAETPSFEMTWSSTTSSGYCSQEDSDSELEQYFTARTSLARRPRRDQDEPVEWETPDLSQAETEQKIKEYNGQINSNLFMSLNKDGSYTGFIKVQLKLVRPVSVPSNKKPPSLHDARRGPGRGTTVKRRTSFYLPKDAVKHLHVLSRTRAREVIEALLRKFMVVDDPRKFALFERAERQGQVYLRKLSDDEQPLRLRLLAGPSEKALSFVLKENDSGEVNWDAFSMPELHNFLRILQREEEEHLRQILQKYSYCRQKIQEALHACPLG